A single window of Jiangella alkaliphila DNA harbors:
- a CDS encoding ABC transporter permease: MTSPDTAQPRAAAGPAPTRGPAPAAGGRSRLNWRPSGTDAVQTTASLAALVLMILVFSVLDAQFRSLDNLVAVVDAAAVLAVITVGLTFVLLLGAIDLSVEGVVGACALTVALLVANSRTGLDLGVLGVAATVALGAVFGLASGLLSTRLRIPSFLTTLGVYAIGLGVATILFAGERPIVEDAWLSGWASSKFLGFAVASWVAAGAVLAGWLIQRYTRVGRYAYAIGGAEDIARLSGVPVARYKTAAFAVAGAFYGLGAVMASAQLGSGVVTAGSGLNFSAIAAAVIGGTLLVGGRGGVLQSMIGVFVLTVLQNGLILAGVSPYAQQAVQGVIVVVAVAAATWPVRHRLGVVK; the protein is encoded by the coding sequence ATGACGTCGCCCGACACGGCTCAGCCGCGCGCCGCCGCCGGCCCGGCCCCCACGCGGGGACCGGCGCCGGCGGCGGGCGGACGCTCGCGTCTGAACTGGCGCCCGAGCGGGACCGACGCCGTCCAGACGACGGCGTCGCTGGCCGCGCTGGTGCTGATGATCCTGGTGTTCTCGGTCCTCGACGCGCAGTTCCGCAGCCTCGACAATCTGGTCGCGGTGGTCGACGCGGCCGCGGTGCTGGCCGTCATCACCGTCGGGCTGACGTTCGTGCTGCTGCTCGGCGCGATCGACCTGTCCGTCGAGGGGGTGGTGGGCGCCTGCGCGCTCACGGTCGCGCTGCTGGTGGCGAACTCGCGCACCGGGCTCGACCTCGGCGTGCTCGGGGTGGCCGCGACGGTGGCGCTGGGCGCGGTGTTCGGGCTGGCCAGCGGGCTGTTGTCGACGCGCCTGCGGATCCCGTCGTTCCTGACGACGTTGGGCGTCTACGCGATCGGGCTGGGCGTGGCGACGATCCTGTTCGCCGGCGAGCGGCCGATCGTCGAGGACGCGTGGCTGAGCGGCTGGGCGTCGTCGAAGTTCCTCGGGTTCGCCGTGGCCAGCTGGGTCGCGGCGGGCGCCGTCCTCGCCGGCTGGCTGATCCAGCGCTACACGCGGGTCGGCCGGTACGCGTACGCGATCGGCGGCGCCGAGGACATCGCGCGGTTGTCCGGCGTCCCGGTCGCGCGGTACAAGACCGCCGCGTTCGCCGTCGCCGGCGCGTTCTACGGACTCGGCGCCGTCATGGCGTCCGCGCAGCTGGGCTCCGGCGTCGTCACGGCGGGGAGCGGGCTGAACTTCTCCGCCATCGCGGCGGCGGTGATCGGCGGGACGCTGCTGGTCGGCGGGCGGGGCGGCGTCCTGCAGTCGATGATCGGCGTGTTCGTCCTCACGGTCCTGCAGAACGGGCTGATCCTCGCCGGCGTCAGCCCGTACGCGCAGCAGGCGGTCCAGGGCGTCATCGTCGTCGTCGCGGTGGCCGCCGCGACGTGGCCGGTCCGGCATCGGCTGGGGGTGGTGAAATGA
- a CDS encoding sugar ABC transporter substrate-binding protein, producing MRKPTRHRSTVVAGVLAGGLLLAGCSDDGGSTSAEGDGSCSPDEITLIGQVRNQTNPYEAAWLTGGDTFAESVDLEQQHLTYDGDSQRQQEQIRQALAGSGIECTVFNVLPNGDADTAPIVAAANEAGAFLVTQWNKPVDLNPWDGFDRWVAHITYDGEESGYLIAKALFDRMGGSGGVIALQGILDTSAAQDRFAGLERALAEYPGITLLDEQTANFDRAEALTVTRTLLTAHAEHVGGVWAANDDMALGAVQALEAVGLDNVGVVGIDAVPEAIAAIEAGTMTATVSSDGPWQGAIGLAMGYCAATGELDPASIENDDRAFFAEQFLIDQSNAAEFAAPELDLADFECGSLFDRATGPIG from the coding sequence ATGAGGAAACCCACGCGTCATCGCTCGACGGTCGTCGCCGGCGTCCTCGCCGGCGGGCTCCTGCTCGCCGGCTGTTCGGACGACGGGGGCAGCACGAGCGCGGAAGGGGACGGCAGCTGCAGTCCCGACGAGATCACCTTGATCGGCCAGGTCCGCAACCAGACCAACCCGTACGAGGCGGCCTGGCTGACCGGCGGCGACACCTTCGCCGAGTCGGTCGACCTGGAACAGCAGCACCTCACGTACGACGGCGACTCGCAGCGCCAGCAGGAGCAGATCCGCCAGGCGCTGGCCGGCAGCGGCATCGAGTGCACCGTCTTCAACGTGCTCCCGAACGGCGACGCCGACACCGCGCCGATCGTCGCCGCCGCGAACGAGGCCGGCGCGTTCCTCGTCACCCAGTGGAACAAGCCGGTCGACCTGAACCCGTGGGACGGCTTCGACCGCTGGGTCGCGCACATCACCTACGACGGCGAGGAGTCCGGGTACCTCATCGCCAAGGCGCTGTTCGACCGGATGGGCGGCAGCGGCGGCGTCATCGCGCTGCAGGGCATCCTCGACACCTCCGCCGCGCAGGATCGCTTCGCCGGCCTGGAGCGCGCCCTGGCCGAGTACCCGGGCATCACCCTGCTCGACGAGCAGACCGCCAACTTCGATCGTGCCGAGGCGCTGACGGTGACCCGCACGCTGCTGACCGCGCACGCTGAGCACGTCGGCGGCGTCTGGGCGGCCAACGACGACATGGCGCTCGGCGCGGTGCAGGCGCTGGAGGCGGTCGGGCTGGACAACGTCGGTGTGGTCGGCATCGACGCGGTGCCGGAGGCGATCGCCGCGATCGAGGCGGGCACCATGACGGCGACGGTGTCCAGCGACGGGCCGTGGCAGGGCGCGATCGGCCTGGCCATGGGGTACTGCGCCGCGACGGGCGAGCTGGACCCGGCGTCGATCGAGAACGACGACCGCGCGTTCTTCGCCGAGCAGTTCCTCATCGACCAGAGCAACGCCGCGGAGTTCGCCGCGCCCGAGCTGGACCTGGCCGACTTCGAGTGCGGCAGCCTGTTCGATCGCGCCACCGGGCCGATCGGCTGA